In one Lycium barbarum isolate Lr01 chromosome 7, ASM1917538v2, whole genome shotgun sequence genomic region, the following are encoded:
- the LOC132604444 gene encoding clathrin interactor EPSIN 2-like isoform X1, which yields MKKAFDQTVRDLKRGVNKKVLKVPSIEQKVLDATSNEPWGPHGSLLADIAQASRNYHEYQMIMSVIWKRINDTGKNWRHVYKGLTVLEYLVAHGSERVIDDIREHAYQISTLSDFQYIDSSGRDQGSNVRKKSQSLVVLVNDKERIQEVRQKAAANRDKFRNTSTGGMYRPGSYSGSGGYGDRSDEDRYGGRDEERNGYGREREWGSRDEDKYGRYGDSNSRDGDRYGRDYDERSRDGYKDDDYRGRSRSTDNYDYGSRSRSSDRYRDNANDDDGQYSSRPLERRFSEQNLSAPPSYEEAVGGSRSPTHSERDVETSSASAPKSSSPHASASPSPATMPAAAPATIPPPAPATATASPPAPAAATASPPAPAAATASPPAPAAATAPPPENNVVESFDEFDPRASFSAAAPSPSNGPVSTTSGGEIDLLGSLSDPFYSNSLALVPAASSAPEVNPSGTTGTETMFGEASSVSTGTNQMFEDPFGDGPFKAMTSNSVQTHQQNTTSFHPNSNQSPELPQSVAQGAEVSSAAYSQFPPTNMQFPQQDLSTSNQEIDILADILPPSGPSPPSDHAIPSVQPAAQTGFESHGGPTTQQTGYMAPPGQAGALTVFGAQPGQQSPQTSFPTQGQTVSPVGFPGQANNSPSYGGYPAQPGQASQAGFGPTSGPPTSGFQSATGFYPQSGYQVPAGNANAGGYNPGLGSTGPFGPQMGQTSAGQPYLSQPTAASQMPSQMHLQSSQTQTSNALVLTQTSPAKDKFETKSTVWADTLSRGLVNLNISGSKTNPLADIGVDFDAINRKEKRMEKPSTAPVISTINMGKAMGSGTGVGRAGAGALRPPSNPTVGSGMGMGMGMGMGGMGMTGGGPAGGPGMGAYGGANQPYGMGMNRPMNNMGMGMNMGQGFQMQQQPSGFPPGPGAPMPGGYNPRMGMGPYGQQPYGGGYQ from the exons GGTTTAACTGTTTTGGAGTATTTGGTAGCCCATGGGTCTGAACGTGTCATAGATGATATACGGGAACATGCTTACCAAATATCT ACACTGTCTGATTTTCAATATATCGACTCCAGCGGGAGAGACCAGGGAAGCAATGTCAGAAAGAAATCTCAGAGCCTTGTGGTTCTTGTTAATGATAAGGAGAGAATTCAGGAAGTTCGCCAAAAGGCAGCTGCTAATAGGGACAA ATTCCGCAACACGTCAACGGGTGGTATGTATCGCCCTGGTTCATATTCTGGTTCCGGAGGGTATGGTGACAGATCTGATGAGGATCGTTATGGAGGCAGAGATGAAGAAAGAAATGGTTATGGGAGGGAAAGGGAATGGGGCAGCAGAGATGAGGACAAATATGGCAGATATGGAGACTCCAACAGCCGTGATGGGGATCGCTATGGTAGAGATTATGATGAGCGTAGCCGAGATGGATACAAGGATGATGATTATCGTGGAAGAAGCCGGAGCACTGATAATTATGATTATGGATCAAGAAGTAGAAGTTCTGACAGGTACAGGGACAATGCCAATGATGACGATGGACAATATTCTTCTAG GCCGCTTGAAAGGAGGTTTTCTGAACAAAACCTTAGTGCACCTCCTAGTTATGAGGAAGCTGTTGGTGGTTCACGCAGCCCAACACATAGTGAAAG GGATGTAGAAACTTCTTCAGCATCCGCACCCAAATCTTCTTCTCCTCATGCAAGTGCCAGTCCAAGCCCAGCTACTATGCCTGCTGCCGCACCAGCTACTATTCCACCACCAGCTCCCGCCACAGCTACTGCTTCACCACCAGCTCCAGCAGCAGCTACTGCTTCACCACCAGCTCCAGCAGCAGCTACTGCTTCACCACCAGCTCCAGCAGCAGCTACTGCTCCACCACCAGAAAACAATGTTGTTGAGAGTTTTGATGAATTTGATCCCCGTGCATCTTTTTCAGCAG CGGCCCCATCTCCATCAAATGGTCCTGTGTCAACTACTTCCGGTGGCGAAATAGATTTACTTGGCTCCTTATCTGACCCGTTTTACTCCAACTCGTTAGCCCTTGTACCTGCAGCTTCCAGTGCCCCGGAGGTTAATCCGTCTGGGACAACTGGCACTGAGACCATGTTTGGGGAAGCATCATCAGTATCTACTGGCACTAACCAG ATGTTCGAGGATCCTTTTGGTGATGGTCCTTTCAAGGCTATGACCTCGAATAGCGTGCAAACTCATCAGCAGAACACTACATCTTTCCATCCTAATTCAAATCAAAGCCCCGAGCTTCCTCAATCAGTCGCTCAGGGTGCTGAGGTCTCAAGTGCAGCGTATAGTCAGTTTCCTCCTACTAATATGCAATTTCCTCAGCAGGATCTGTCCACCTCTAACCAGGAGATTGACATACTGGCTGATATTCTCCCACCATCTGGTCCTTCACCTCCTAGTGATCATGCAATCCCAAGTGTCCAACCTGCGGCACAGACAGGTTTTGAGTCTCATGGTGGACCAACTACACAACAGACAGGTTACATGGCACCTCCTGGCCAGGCTGGGGCACTGACAGTTTTTGGAGCTCAACCTGGCCAACAGTCGCCACAAACCAGTTTCCCAACTCAAGGTCAAACTGTATCTCCAGTGGGCTTTCCTGGTCAAGCAAACAATTCTCCATCTTATGGAGGTTATCCAGCTCAACCTGGTCAAGCATCACAGGCTGGTTTTGGACCCACAAGTGGTCCACCCACATCCGGTTTTCAATCTGCAACAGGTTTCTATCCACAGTCTGGTTATCAGGTTCCTGCTGGCAATGCCAATGCTGGAGGTTACAATCCAGGATTAGGATCTACAGGTCCATTTGGTCCCCAAATGGGTCAAACATCTGCTGGACAACCCTACCTTTCACAGCCAACTGCTGCATCCCAAATGCCTTCACAAATGCATCTTCAATCTTCACAAACTCAAACAAGTAATGCCTTAGTGCTGACACAAACTTCTCCAGCCAAAGACAAATTCGAGACGAAGTCTACAGTTTGGGCAGATACATTGAGCCGTGGACTGGTCAATTTGAACATTTCTGGAT CTAAAACAAATCCATTAGCTGATATTGGGGTTGATTTTGATGCTATTAATCGCAAGGAGAAAAGGATGGAGAAACCCAGTACTGCCCCCGTTATATCAACTATTAACATGGGCAAAGCAATGGGGTCAGGTACCGGAGTTGGCCGAGCTGGTGCAGGTGCTCTACGGCCTCCATCAAACCCAACGGTAGGTTCTGGTATGGGCATGGGCATGGGTATGGGTATGGGTGGTATGGGTATGACTGGTGGTGGCCCTGCAGGGGGTCCTGGTATGGGAGCATATGGAGGAGCAAACCAGCCTTACGGCATGGGGATGAATAGACCTATGAACAACATGGGCATGGGAATGAACATGGGTCAAGGATTTCAGATGCAACAACAGCCTTCCGGATTTCCTCCTGGACCTGGAGCTCCAATGCCAGGAGGTTACAATCCCCGGATGGGCATGGGTCCCTATGGACAACAACCATACGGTGGAGGATACCAATGA
- the LOC132604444 gene encoding clathrin interactor EPSIN 2-like isoform X2, with amino-acid sequence MKKAFDQTVRDLKRGVNKKVLKVPSIEQKVLDATSNEPWGPHGSLLADIAQASRNYHEYQMIMSVIWKRINDTGKNWRHVYKGLTVLEYLVAHGSERVIDDIREHAYQISTLSDFQYIDSSGRDQGSNVRKKSQSLVVLVNDKERIQEVRQKAAANRDKFRNTSTGGMYRPGSYSGSGGYGDRSDEDRYGGRDEERNGYGREREWGSRDEDKYGRYGDSNSRDGDRYGRDYDERSRDGYKDDDYRGRSRSTDNYDYGSRSRSSDRYRDNANDDDGQYSSRPLERRFSEQNLSAPPSYEEAVGGSRSPTHSERDVETSSASAPKSSSPHASASPSPATMPAAAPATIPPPAPATATASPPAPAAATASPPAPAAATAPPPENNVVESFDEFDPRASFSAAAPSPSNGPVSTTSGGEIDLLGSLSDPFYSNSLALVPAASSAPEVNPSGTTGTETMFGEASSVSTGTNQMFEDPFGDGPFKAMTSNSVQTHQQNTTSFHPNSNQSPELPQSVAQGAEVSSAAYSQFPPTNMQFPQQDLSTSNQEIDILADILPPSGPSPPSDHAIPSVQPAAQTGFESHGGPTTQQTGYMAPPGQAGALTVFGAQPGQQSPQTSFPTQGQTVSPVGFPGQANNSPSYGGYPAQPGQASQAGFGPTSGPPTSGFQSATGFYPQSGYQVPAGNANAGGYNPGLGSTGPFGPQMGQTSAGQPYLSQPTAASQMPSQMHLQSSQTQTSNALVLTQTSPAKDKFETKSTVWADTLSRGLVNLNISGSKTNPLADIGVDFDAINRKEKRMEKPSTAPVISTINMGKAMGSGTGVGRAGAGALRPPSNPTVGSGMGMGMGMGMGGMGMTGGGPAGGPGMGAYGGANQPYGMGMNRPMNNMGMGMNMGQGFQMQQQPSGFPPGPGAPMPGGYNPRMGMGPYGQQPYGGGYQ; translated from the exons GGTTTAACTGTTTTGGAGTATTTGGTAGCCCATGGGTCTGAACGTGTCATAGATGATATACGGGAACATGCTTACCAAATATCT ACACTGTCTGATTTTCAATATATCGACTCCAGCGGGAGAGACCAGGGAAGCAATGTCAGAAAGAAATCTCAGAGCCTTGTGGTTCTTGTTAATGATAAGGAGAGAATTCAGGAAGTTCGCCAAAAGGCAGCTGCTAATAGGGACAA ATTCCGCAACACGTCAACGGGTGGTATGTATCGCCCTGGTTCATATTCTGGTTCCGGAGGGTATGGTGACAGATCTGATGAGGATCGTTATGGAGGCAGAGATGAAGAAAGAAATGGTTATGGGAGGGAAAGGGAATGGGGCAGCAGAGATGAGGACAAATATGGCAGATATGGAGACTCCAACAGCCGTGATGGGGATCGCTATGGTAGAGATTATGATGAGCGTAGCCGAGATGGATACAAGGATGATGATTATCGTGGAAGAAGCCGGAGCACTGATAATTATGATTATGGATCAAGAAGTAGAAGTTCTGACAGGTACAGGGACAATGCCAATGATGACGATGGACAATATTCTTCTAG GCCGCTTGAAAGGAGGTTTTCTGAACAAAACCTTAGTGCACCTCCTAGTTATGAGGAAGCTGTTGGTGGTTCACGCAGCCCAACACATAGTGAAAG GGATGTAGAAACTTCTTCAGCATCCGCACCCAAATCTTCTTCTCCTCATGCAAGTGCCAGTCCAAGCCCAGCTACTATGCCTGCTGCCGCACCAGCTACTATTCCACCACCAGCTCCCGCCA CAGCTACTGCTTCACCACCAGCTCCAGCAGCAGCTACTGCTTCACCACCAGCTCCAGCAGCAGCTACTGCTCCACCACCAGAAAACAATGTTGTTGAGAGTTTTGATGAATTTGATCCCCGTGCATCTTTTTCAGCAG CGGCCCCATCTCCATCAAATGGTCCTGTGTCAACTACTTCCGGTGGCGAAATAGATTTACTTGGCTCCTTATCTGACCCGTTTTACTCCAACTCGTTAGCCCTTGTACCTGCAGCTTCCAGTGCCCCGGAGGTTAATCCGTCTGGGACAACTGGCACTGAGACCATGTTTGGGGAAGCATCATCAGTATCTACTGGCACTAACCAG ATGTTCGAGGATCCTTTTGGTGATGGTCCTTTCAAGGCTATGACCTCGAATAGCGTGCAAACTCATCAGCAGAACACTACATCTTTCCATCCTAATTCAAATCAAAGCCCCGAGCTTCCTCAATCAGTCGCTCAGGGTGCTGAGGTCTCAAGTGCAGCGTATAGTCAGTTTCCTCCTACTAATATGCAATTTCCTCAGCAGGATCTGTCCACCTCTAACCAGGAGATTGACATACTGGCTGATATTCTCCCACCATCTGGTCCTTCACCTCCTAGTGATCATGCAATCCCAAGTGTCCAACCTGCGGCACAGACAGGTTTTGAGTCTCATGGTGGACCAACTACACAACAGACAGGTTACATGGCACCTCCTGGCCAGGCTGGGGCACTGACAGTTTTTGGAGCTCAACCTGGCCAACAGTCGCCACAAACCAGTTTCCCAACTCAAGGTCAAACTGTATCTCCAGTGGGCTTTCCTGGTCAAGCAAACAATTCTCCATCTTATGGAGGTTATCCAGCTCAACCTGGTCAAGCATCACAGGCTGGTTTTGGACCCACAAGTGGTCCACCCACATCCGGTTTTCAATCTGCAACAGGTTTCTATCCACAGTCTGGTTATCAGGTTCCTGCTGGCAATGCCAATGCTGGAGGTTACAATCCAGGATTAGGATCTACAGGTCCATTTGGTCCCCAAATGGGTCAAACATCTGCTGGACAACCCTACCTTTCACAGCCAACTGCTGCATCCCAAATGCCTTCACAAATGCATCTTCAATCTTCACAAACTCAAACAAGTAATGCCTTAGTGCTGACACAAACTTCTCCAGCCAAAGACAAATTCGAGACGAAGTCTACAGTTTGGGCAGATACATTGAGCCGTGGACTGGTCAATTTGAACATTTCTGGAT CTAAAACAAATCCATTAGCTGATATTGGGGTTGATTTTGATGCTATTAATCGCAAGGAGAAAAGGATGGAGAAACCCAGTACTGCCCCCGTTATATCAACTATTAACATGGGCAAAGCAATGGGGTCAGGTACCGGAGTTGGCCGAGCTGGTGCAGGTGCTCTACGGCCTCCATCAAACCCAACGGTAGGTTCTGGTATGGGCATGGGCATGGGTATGGGTATGGGTGGTATGGGTATGACTGGTGGTGGCCCTGCAGGGGGTCCTGGTATGGGAGCATATGGAGGAGCAAACCAGCCTTACGGCATGGGGATGAATAGACCTATGAACAACATGGGCATGGGAATGAACATGGGTCAAGGATTTCAGATGCAACAACAGCCTTCCGGATTTCCTCCTGGACCTGGAGCTCCAATGCCAGGAGGTTACAATCCCCGGATGGGCATGGGTCCCTATGGACAACAACCATACGGTGGAGGATACCAATGA